The Sinomicrobium kalidii genome contains a region encoding:
- a CDS encoding cytochrome c oxidase subunit 3, translated as MDLTRGTFEEKNARAKKMMLWFGMVSIVMTFAGLTSAYVVSKTRPDWLKDFELPAAFFASTAFILASSITFHFAKKAIVRANRGSGTVLMLVTLVLGVAFIVSQFMGFSQIIEDGYYFTGSQSTITTSFLYAITVAHMVHVFAGIIVLLTVIYNHFKEKYKPGQTLGLELGVTFWHFLDFLWLYLILFFYFFR; from the coding sequence ATGGATTTAACACGTGGAACTTTTGAAGAAAAGAATGCCAGGGCCAAAAAGATGATGCTTTGGTTCGGAATGGTCAGTATAGTGATGACCTTTGCCGGACTTACCAGTGCGTACGTGGTGAGTAAAACCAGGCCCGACTGGCTGAAGGACTTTGAACTGCCCGCTGCATTTTTTGCAAGTACTGCATTTATACTGGCAAGCAGCATTACATTCCATTTTGCCAAAAAAGCGATTGTGAGGGCAAACCGCGGTAGCGGCACTGTATTGATGCTTGTAACACTGGTGCTGGGAGTAGCATTTATCGTGTCGCAGTTCATGGGCTTTTCCCAGATCATTGAAGACGGGTATTATTTTACCGGTAGTCAAAGTACCATTACCACTTCGTTCCTGTATGCCATTACGGTGGCTCATATGGTACACGTTTTTGCAGGTATTATTGTACTTTTGACCGTAATTTATAATCATTTTAAAGAAAAGTACAAACCGGGGCAAACCCTTGGTTTAGAATTGGGTGTGACCTTTTGGCATTTTCTTGATTTTTTGTGGTTATACCTCATTTTATTTTTCTATTTCTTTAGATAA
- a CDS encoding DUF983 domain-containing protein — protein MLKKGSRLYSILTGSCPRCQQESMYTSKNLYHPRKTLKMNETCSHCGIRYKMEPSFFYGAMYVSYAVGTAFAVAAFVISFLFIGTGLKTAFFAIMGTLIVFMPVIMRLSRNIWINFFVKYDPEAGKKHQKAGIS, from the coding sequence ATGTTAAAAAAAGGAAGCCGCTTATACAGTATTTTAACAGGGAGTTGCCCCAGGTGCCAGCAGGAAAGCATGTATACCTCCAAAAACCTGTACCACCCGCGAAAGACCCTGAAAATGAACGAGACCTGTTCGCATTGCGGTATCAGGTATAAAATGGAACCTTCTTTTTTCTACGGCGCCATGTATGTGAGCTATGCCGTGGGAACTGCTTTTGCGGTAGCGGCATTTGTCATTTCCTTTCTCTTTATCGGCACTGGACTCAAAACGGCCTTCTTTGCCATCATGGGGACACTTATTGTATTCATGCCCGTAATTATGCGGCTTTCCAGGAACATCTGGATCAATTTTTTTGTCAAATACGACCCGGAAGCAGGAAAAAAACACCAAAAAGCCGGGATTTCCTGA
- a CDS encoding DUF420 domain-containing protein encodes MAATVEEKKYNRLILVLSIAIPVAVAILFGVKLPNVEPLTFLPPIYATTNGVTAVLLVIAVWAVRNGKIALHERLMKGCIGLSAAFLIMYVAYHMTSDSTPYGGEGTIKYVYYFILITHILFSIAIIPMVLISFVRALAKRFDKHKKIAKITFPVWLYVAVTGVVVYLMISPYYG; translated from the coding sequence ATGGCTGCAACCGTAGAAGAAAAGAAATACAACAGACTCATTCTGGTCCTTTCCATTGCTATTCCCGTGGCAGTGGCCATACTTTTCGGAGTGAAGCTGCCCAATGTGGAGCCACTGACCTTTTTGCCACCCATATATGCCACTACAAACGGTGTTACGGCCGTTTTACTGGTGATTGCAGTCTGGGCGGTAAGAAACGGAAAAATAGCTTTGCACGAGCGTTTGATGAAGGGGTGCATAGGGCTTTCCGCTGCATTTTTAATAATGTATGTGGCCTATCACATGACATCGGATTCCACGCCCTATGGGGGAGAGGGGACAATAAAATATGTGTATTATTTTATACTGATAACCCATATTCTGTTTTCCATAGCCATTATACCCATGGTGCTTATTTCGTTTGTCAGGGCACTTGCGAAGCGGTTCGACAAGCATAAGAAGATAGCAAAAATCACTTTTCCTGTCTGGCTGTATGTTGCTGTAACCGGTGTAGTGGTATACCTGATGATCTCTCCGTATTACGGATAG
- a CDS encoding SCO family protein has protein sequence MKGNYTYVWISLVILVFGIIFIPKIIDRVREGDIVDSDRHNIGQKSVKVSEEELVKVGQVPPFEFTDQHNKTITNADYKGKVYVVEFFFTTCPTICPVMNRNMLKLEKVFQDNPGFGIASFTINPENDTPEVLLEYAKEYGVKHPNWHFLTGDHDAIYNLANNGFNLYAGVNPEVEGGFEHSGMFALIDAEGNIRSRTDKFGNPLVYYDGLEQEGIDMLKNDIAVLLKQ, from the coding sequence ATGAAAGGAAATTATACATATGTCTGGATATCTTTGGTTATCCTTGTGTTCGGTATTATTTTTATTCCCAAAATAATTGACCGCGTCAGGGAAGGGGATATTGTTGATAGTGACCGGCATAATATCGGTCAGAAAAGTGTAAAGGTCAGTGAAGAGGAATTGGTGAAAGTAGGGCAGGTACCTCCCTTTGAATTTACCGATCAGCACAATAAGACCATTACTAATGCAGATTACAAGGGGAAAGTGTATGTGGTGGAATTCTTTTTTACTACCTGTCCCACCATCTGCCCCGTGATGAACAGGAACATGCTGAAACTCGAGAAAGTATTTCAGGACAACCCAGGTTTCGGGATCGCTTCGTTTACCATCAACCCGGAGAACGATACTCCCGAAGTATTGCTGGAATATGCAAAAGAATACGGAGTTAAACACCCGAACTGGCATTTTCTCACCGGGGACCACGATGCGATATACAATCTTGCCAATAACGGCTTTAACCTCTATGCAGGGGTTAACCCCGAGGTTGAAGGCGGCTTTGAACATTCCGGGATGTTTGCGCTTATAGATGCCGAAGGAAACATACGTTCCAGGACAGACAAATTCGGCAACCCGCTTGTGTATTACGACGGATTGGAACAGGAAGGTATTGATATGCTGAAGAACGATATTGCCGTTCTGCTCAAACAATAA
- a CDS encoding cytochrome c oxidase subunit 3 → MEATVTTATEGAEGKVWGGGNEPLKASYGKMMMWFFIVSDALTFSGFLAAYGFSRFKFIESWPIADEVFTHFPFLHGVDAPMYYVALMTFILIFSSVTMVLAVDAGHQLKKTKVTWYMLLTIVGGLIFLGSQAWEWKNFILGEYGALETRGGRILQFVDADTGDRIALHDFATPTGEAKQHVNASGLAAGVEEGEAEAIYTVKDIVDGFNAHSNVVIRTEVLNEEGHKTVLSRNESEEKIKSAVMVVEGADLERNEYGNRLFADFFFFITGFHGFHVFSGVVINVVIFFNVILGTYERRKNYEMVEKVGLYWHFVDLVWVFVFTFFYLV, encoded by the coding sequence ATGGAAGCTACTGTTACAACAGCTACAGAAGGCGCGGAAGGCAAGGTTTGGGGAGGAGGCAATGAGCCGCTCAAGGCCAGTTACGGCAAAATGATGATGTGGTTTTTTATCGTCTCCGATGCCTTGACATTCTCCGGATTTCTCGCTGCATACGGATTTTCGAGATTTAAGTTTATCGAGTCCTGGCCCATTGCGGACGAGGTGTTTACGCACTTTCCGTTCCTACACGGCGTCGATGCCCCGATGTATTATGTAGCGTTGATGACCTTTATCCTTATCTTTTCTTCCGTGACCATGGTACTGGCCGTGGATGCCGGACATCAACTCAAAAAGACCAAAGTGACCTGGTACATGCTGCTCACCATTGTGGGAGGATTGATATTCCTCGGGTCACAGGCCTGGGAGTGGAAAAACTTTATTCTTGGAGAGTATGGCGCACTGGAAACACGGGGAGGAAGGATCTTGCAGTTTGTGGATGCCGATACCGGCGACCGCATTGCGCTTCACGATTTTGCCACACCCACAGGAGAAGCAAAACAGCACGTGAATGCCAGCGGACTGGCTGCCGGTGTTGAGGAAGGTGAGGCCGAAGCAATATACACCGTAAAGGATATTGTAGATGGTTTTAATGCACACTCCAATGTGGTGATACGGACAGAAGTTCTTAATGAGGAAGGACACAAAACCGTGCTCAGCAGAAACGAATCAGAAGAAAAGATAAAGAGTGCCGTGATGGTGGTGGAAGGCGCTGACCTGGAACGAAATGAGTACGGGAACAGGCTGTTTGCCGACTTTTTCTTCTTTATCACAGGTTTCCACGGTTTCCACGTCTTTTCAGGGGTTGTGATCAACGTGGTGATATTCTTCAATGTTATCCTCGGAACCTACGAGAGGAGAAAAAACTATGAAATGGTTGAAAAAGTAGGACTGTACTGGCACTTTGTAGACCTGGTGTGGGTATTTGTATTTACTTTCTTCTACCTGGTATAA
- a CDS encoding cytochrome C oxidase subunit IV family protein has translation MAHAHESNVKRIWTVFVILSVVTIVEVALGIVRPGWSMMHLIGMKLLNWIFIILTIVKAYYIAWAFMHLEGEKASLRWTIVLPLLILIPYLIFILLTEGNYVHDVLHNGHVSWDF, from the coding sequence ATGGCACACGCACACGAATCAAACGTAAAGAGAATATGGACGGTATTTGTTATCTTGTCCGTAGTAACCATTGTGGAAGTAGCTCTCGGTATCGTACGGCCCGGGTGGTCTATGATGCATCTCATAGGAATGAAGCTACTGAACTGGATATTTATTATTCTTACGATAGTAAAGGCATATTATATTGCATGGGCTTTCATGCACCTGGAAGGAGAGAAAGCCAGTCTCAGGTGGACCATCGTGCTCCCGTTGCTGATCCTGATCCCGTATTTGATATTTATTTTGCTCACTGAAGGGAATTATGTGCATGATGTATTGCACAATGGTCATGTCAGTTGGGATTTCTAA
- a CDS encoding serine hydrolase codes for MKTLLPLCLLFCIPLTAQQSRSIPSYYEKDALLSEKLSGIARDLGLDGDFQVGEDGTEQISLAVIQLKDGERPKIGGVHMENFIYPASVYKMYVAAEVLRQVSAKKYSLDSLYVVRSPNDVDTAREVLSDPRPLLHDRDTVTVNYLLDLMITRSDNSAANCLIDLTQRKNINALMHKYNWQGSEVTRKFLKREFEDPGYGDIRGTETSALHAADFLYRITENRLVNPWVSMQLKTLLGRQLDNTKLSEGLPHNTMFYHKTGWWSYWTHDAGIVKDGEVHYVIACFLPLREEQALPKFRLLAQKIDTLMRTY; via the coding sequence ATGAAAACATTGCTTCCCTTATGCCTGTTGTTTTGCATTCCACTTACCGCACAACAATCCCGATCCATTCCTTCGTATTATGAAAAGGACGCCCTGCTATCGGAAAAACTGAGCGGAATAGCCCGGGACCTGGGACTGGACGGGGATTTCCAGGTAGGAGAAGACGGTACGGAACAGATATCCCTGGCCGTGATACAACTAAAAGATGGTGAAAGGCCAAAAATAGGCGGGGTTCATATGGAGAACTTCATTTACCCGGCCTCCGTGTATAAGATGTATGTGGCGGCCGAAGTACTCCGGCAGGTTTCGGCAAAAAAGTATTCACTCGATTCCCTTTATGTTGTCCGGTCACCCAATGATGTGGATACGGCCAGGGAAGTACTCTCCGACCCGAGGCCGCTGTTGCATGACAGGGACACGGTAACCGTAAACTACTTGCTGGACCTGATGATAACCCGCAGTGACAACTCGGCCGCAAATTGCCTTATAGACCTGACACAACGAAAAAACATCAATGCCCTGATGCACAAGTACAACTGGCAGGGCAGCGAAGTCACCCGCAAATTCCTGAAAAGGGAATTCGAAGACCCGGGGTACGGAGACATACGGGGTACGGAAACAAGTGCACTCCACGCTGCCGATTTCCTGTACCGGATCACTGAAAACCGCCTGGTCAATCCGTGGGTGAGCATGCAGCTAAAAACACTGCTGGGACGCCAGCTGGACAACACCAAGCTATCCGAGGGACTGCCGCACAATACCATGTTTTACCACAAAACGGGATGGTGGTCTTACTGGACCCACGATGCAGGAATTGTCAAGGACGGGGAAGTACATTACGTTATCGCCTGCTTTTTACCGCTCCGGGAAGAACAGGCCCTGCCCAAATTCCGCCTGCTTGCACAAAAGATCGATACGCTGATGCGGACGTACTGA
- a CDS encoding ABC-F family ATP-binding cassette domain-containing protein — MLNIHNLSISFGGEFLFEEVSFRLNPGDRVGLIGKNGAGKSTMLKLLSGEMQPDTGVIASDKDTSLGFLKQDIDFVQGRTVLEEAYQAFEEIKALEIQLDEINRKLAERTDYESEAYNQLMVDLSDITHRYEILGGYNYQGETEKVLQGLGFKREDFDKLTDTFSGGWRMRIELAKLLLQNNDVLLLDEPTNHLDIESIIWLEQFLQRYAGAVVIVSHDKMFLDNVTNRTIEISLGKIYDYDKPYSEYLTLRTEIRQQQLNAKKNQEKQIQQTEKLIEKFRAKASKASMAQSLIKKLDKIERVAVDEEDNSVMNLRFPLSVQPGKVVIEAESVCKSYGEKEVLKNIDLMVERGSKIAFVGQNGQGKTTLAKIIVGELAHKGNVKLGHNVQVGYFAQNQAEYLDGEKTVLRLMEDAANDSNRSKVRDMLGAFLFRGDDVDKKIKVLSGGERNRLALCRMLLDPFNVLVMDEPTNHLDIKSKNVLKQALQNFEGTLLLVSHDRDFLQGLTDKVYEFKDRKIKEYLGDINFFLEQRDVTDFRAVEKATVEKKEKAEKQKETKLSYEEQKKQKSLKNRLSKVESLITQLEKEIEETDAKLAADYDALSEDAVFFETYERKKSKLEKLTREWEELMLTLEE; from the coding sequence ATGCTTAACATTCACAACTTATCGATTTCTTTCGGAGGAGAATTTCTGTTTGAGGAAGTGTCCTTTCGCCTGAATCCGGGCGACAGGGTAGGGCTCATTGGAAAGAACGGTGCGGGAAAATCCACAATGCTGAAGTTGTTGTCCGGGGAAATGCAACCCGATACCGGGGTCATCGCCTCCGATAAAGACACGAGCCTCGGTTTCCTGAAACAGGATATCGATTTTGTACAGGGCAGGACGGTACTGGAAGAAGCCTACCAGGCATTTGAAGAAATAAAGGCCCTGGAGATACAACTGGATGAAATAAACCGCAAACTGGCCGAAAGGACAGACTACGAAAGCGAAGCCTATAACCAGCTTATGGTGGACCTCAGTGACATTACCCACAGGTATGAGATCCTGGGCGGGTATAACTACCAGGGCGAAACCGAAAAGGTATTGCAGGGACTCGGTTTTAAAAGGGAAGATTTTGATAAGCTTACCGATACTTTTTCCGGAGGATGGCGGATGCGGATAGAACTGGCCAAACTACTGCTTCAAAACAATGATGTGCTCCTGCTCGATGAGCCCACGAACCACCTCGACATAGAATCCATTATCTGGCTTGAGCAGTTCTTACAGCGCTATGCCGGGGCCGTGGTTATTGTATCTCACGACAAAATGTTCCTGGACAATGTAACCAACAGGACCATAGAAATATCCCTGGGCAAGATATATGATTACGACAAACCTTATTCCGAATACCTAACCCTTCGCACGGAGATCAGGCAGCAGCAGCTCAACGCCAAAAAGAACCAGGAAAAACAGATACAGCAAACCGAAAAGCTGATAGAAAAATTCCGGGCCAAGGCCTCCAAGGCCTCCATGGCGCAATCCCTTATCAAGAAACTCGATAAAATAGAAAGGGTAGCGGTCGATGAAGAGGACAACAGCGTCATGAACCTCAGGTTCCCGCTCTCCGTACAGCCCGGTAAAGTGGTTATAGAAGCTGAGAGCGTATGCAAGAGTTACGGAGAGAAGGAAGTGTTGAAAAACATCGACCTTATGGTGGAACGGGGGAGCAAAATAGCTTTTGTAGGGCAGAACGGACAGGGAAAAACTACCCTTGCAAAGATCATTGTAGGTGAGTTGGCGCATAAAGGAAATGTAAAGCTGGGCCACAATGTGCAGGTAGGCTATTTTGCCCAGAACCAGGCTGAATACCTGGACGGTGAAAAAACCGTGCTTCGGCTTATGGAAGATGCGGCCAATGATTCAAACCGCAGCAAAGTACGCGATATGCTCGGGGCATTTTTGTTCCGTGGCGATGATGTCGACAAGAAAATAAAAGTGCTGTCGGGAGGGGAACGCAATCGTCTTGCACTTTGCAGAATGCTGCTGGACCCTTTTAATGTGCTGGTAATGGATGAGCCCACAAACCACCTGGATATAAAATCCAAAAACGTGCTTAAACAGGCCCTTCAGAATTTTGAAGGAACGCTTCTGCTGGTCTCGCACGACAGGGATTTTCTCCAGGGACTTACGGACAAGGTTTATGAATTCAAGGACAGAAAGATAAAAGAATACCTCGGCGATATTAATTTCTTCCTGGAGCAACGGGACGTAACAGATTTCCGGGCCGTTGAAAAAGCCACTGTTGAAAAGAAGGAGAAAGCAGAAAAACAAAAGGAGACCAAACTGTCCTACGAAGAACAAAAAAAACAGAAATCCCTGAAAAACAGGTTGAGCAAGGTGGAGTCGCTCATCACCCAACTGGAGAAGGAGATTGAGGAAACCGATGCAAAACTGGCAGCGGATTACGATGCTCTTTCCGAAGATGCCGTGTTTTTCGAAACCTATGAAAGAAAAAAGAGCAAACTGGAAAAACTGACGAGGGAGTGGGAAGAATTGATGCTGACCCTGGAGGAATAA
- the cyoE gene encoding heme o synthase: MKTALRTTTKTGTFTQALDDFKQITKVGLAVSVVFSSVAGYFLGAETIDYKVLLLLMVGGYFMVGASNAYNQIIERDLDARMQRTMNRPIPAGRMSVNTAFVIATVCAILGVVILYMVNPKTAMFGAISIFLYTSVYTPLKTKTPLSVFVGAFPGAIPFMLGWVAATGNFGIEPGTLFMIQFFWQFPHFWAIGWLLYDDYKKAGYYMLPTGKKDRATALQIIMYTIWMIIVSVFPVTGLTGKLHLSVAGAVIVALLGMGMLYFAIRLYQEKDNASARKLMLASVAYITFVQVVYVADKFIGGY, translated from the coding sequence ATGAAAACGGCATTGCGAACAACAACGAAAACGGGGACTTTTACCCAGGCTCTGGACGACTTTAAGCAGATTACCAAAGTAGGCCTGGCCGTGAGTGTGGTGTTTTCTTCCGTTGCCGGTTATTTCCTCGGCGCCGAGACCATAGACTATAAGGTGTTGCTGCTCCTGATGGTAGGCGGATATTTCATGGTAGGGGCGTCCAATGCCTATAACCAGATCATAGAACGCGACCTCGATGCCCGTATGCAACGCACCATGAACAGACCCATCCCTGCGGGAAGGATGTCGGTGAATACCGCATTTGTTATTGCTACCGTATGCGCCATACTCGGGGTGGTGATCCTTTATATGGTAAATCCGAAAACGGCCATGTTCGGGGCCATATCCATTTTTTTATATACCAGCGTTTACACTCCCTTGAAAACAAAAACCCCGCTGTCCGTTTTTGTGGGGGCATTTCCCGGGGCCATTCCCTTTATGCTGGGCTGGGTGGCAGCTACCGGTAATTTCGGTATAGAGCCCGGAACGTTGTTCATGATACAGTTCTTTTGGCAGTTTCCCCATTTCTGGGCCATCGGATGGTTGTTATATGACGATTATAAGAAAGCGGGTTACTACATGCTGCCTACCGGAAAAAAAGACAGGGCTACCGCACTGCAGATAATAATGTACACGATCTGGATGATCATTGTTTCCGTATTCCCGGTAACCGGCCTTACCGGAAAGCTGCATCTTTCAGTAGCAGGGGCAGTGATCGTGGCGCTGCTGGGTATGGGAATGCTTTATTTTGCCATACGGTTGTATCAGGAAAAAGACAATGCTTCCGCCCGGAAGCTGATGCTGGCCAGCGTGGCCTATATTACTTTTGTACAGGTGGTGTATGTGGCAGACAAGTTTATCGGCGGATACTAA
- a CDS encoding TolC family protein, whose product MNTQLIPIYLLFILILFPCSAKGQEPLTLGLKEARDMALSHNKLLQLQKEKANESAYKIKAMAAKGKPLLYASGNYLHSFNENNFVIPGGSIGDLLDIPIPWNDFTLYRGNRDIFTAGVLAYQPLTQIFRVHHGVKAIRAEAKMENSKAQQAALEIQTAVEKLFYAVKIQEKKITAATAAIELVNARLYDAESARMAGEIQEVEILGLKAEKAGKEHDLTKAEIARDNYLADLRNTLSLADSVPLVLAPLPETSYILQSEMHYREQVLQNNPELQAAKYQLEKAEHGVAAARNAYLPDFGITGGATYQGIIKELPETNYFVGANLTWNFLDFGKRKSELQQQTSKQLQAKLFAENTLEEIEHKIGKAYRNALQAKQLTDAAQRAYHFRKEEYRIRKDGLDTGLITKKELLETKVELEKAAQNAYAAQLNYNLAIVDLKVLTGTIP is encoded by the coding sequence ATGAACACGCAACTGATTCCCATATACCTCCTGTTCATCCTTATATTGTTTCCCTGTTCCGCAAAGGGGCAGGAACCGCTTACACTGGGCCTGAAAGAGGCCCGGGACATGGCACTTTCGCATAACAAGCTTCTACAGCTACAAAAGGAAAAGGCCAACGAAAGTGCTTATAAAATAAAAGCCATGGCTGCCAAGGGAAAACCTCTACTCTATGCCAGCGGAAACTACCTTCATTCTTTCAATGAAAATAATTTTGTCATTCCCGGGGGAAGTATTGGTGACTTGCTGGATATTCCCATACCCTGGAACGATTTTACCCTTTATCGGGGAAACAGGGATATTTTTACTGCCGGTGTTCTGGCCTACCAGCCTCTCACCCAGATTTTCAGGGTGCATCATGGTGTCAAGGCCATACGTGCGGAAGCGAAAATGGAAAACAGCAAGGCACAACAGGCTGCACTCGAAATACAGACCGCAGTGGAAAAGCTCTTCTATGCCGTAAAAATACAGGAGAAAAAAATAACTGCAGCCACAGCAGCGATAGAACTGGTCAATGCCCGGTTATACGATGCGGAAAGTGCCAGGATGGCCGGAGAAATACAGGAAGTAGAAATATTGGGACTGAAAGCAGAAAAAGCAGGCAAGGAACACGACCTGACAAAAGCCGAAATAGCAAGGGACAACTATCTGGCAGACCTTCGCAATACACTTTCTTTAGCTGACAGTGTTCCTCTTGTGCTCGCCCCGCTTCCCGAAACATCCTACATCCTGCAATCCGAAATGCACTACCGTGAACAGGTACTTCAGAATAACCCTGAATTACAGGCCGCCAAATACCAGTTGGAAAAAGCCGAACACGGGGTCGCAGCAGCCCGGAACGCCTATCTGCCCGACTTCGGTATTACAGGAGGTGCAACCTATCAGGGAATCATAAAAGAATTGCCGGAAACCAACTATTTCGTCGGGGCCAACCTGACCTGGAATTTTCTGGATTTCGGCAAGCGAAAATCGGAGTTGCAACAACAAACATCCAAACAGTTACAAGCTAAACTTTTTGCCGAGAACACCCTGGAAGAAATCGAACATAAAATCGGAAAAGCTTATCGGAATGCACTACAGGCCAAACAACTCACGGATGCGGCACAACGGGCATATCATTTCAGAAAAGAAGAATACCGGATCAGGAAAGACGGACTGGATACGGGCTTGATCACTAAAAAGGAATTACTGGAAACCAAAGTAGAACTGGAGAAAGCAGCACAAAATGCCTATGCTGCACAGTTAAACTATAACCTTGCCATAGTGGACCTGAAAGTGCTTACGGGAACTATTCCGTAA